In the Alkaliphilus flagellatus genome, one interval contains:
- a CDS encoding sigma-54 interaction domain-containing protein, with the protein MQTKSWEELNHKLLVAKKYIETIIDSISTGIFTTGPNGYIKTINRTASEILGLSQEEVLGVNVSEIIEKWESIQQSVSNKTTYLEEEAFIKGQKGRIHCILSAYPIIESEQYKYEGIVCTINEIKSVRNLANKVMGKQALYTFDKIIGKNKEFSKLLNYAKQISNSPSTVLITGESGTGKEVFAQSIHNESSRRNGPFVAINCGALPRDLIESELFGYEEGAFTGAIRGGRPGKFELADGGTLFLDEIGEMPIDMQTNLLRVLEKGKLFRIGGNREIEVDVRIIAATNRDLQRDTEDGYFRKDLFYRLNVLPLKLLPLRNRKDDIPLLIDYFIKMKSLKLGKTPISLSSELIDKMVSDPWQGNIRELENTIERIINAPNSDLWQITETTKDEVIITMDESLEAIEKAHIEKIIDKCEGNISTTAEILGIGRNTLYRKIKKYSIVVLK; encoded by the coding sequence ATGCAAACAAAATCTTGGGAAGAATTAAATCATAAACTATTAGTTGCAAAAAAATACATAGAAACTATTATTGATTCTATTAGCACAGGCATTTTTACCACTGGGCCTAATGGTTATATTAAGACAATAAACCGTACTGCCAGTGAAATACTAGGGTTAAGTCAAGAGGAGGTTCTTGGGGTAAATGTTAGTGAAATTATTGAGAAATGGGAAAGTATTCAACAGAGTGTAAGCAACAAAACTACTTATCTAGAGGAAGAGGCTTTTATAAAGGGTCAAAAGGGTAGAATCCATTGTATATTAAGCGCCTATCCGATAATTGAAAGTGAGCAATATAAATATGAAGGTATCGTTTGTACGATTAATGAAATAAAAAGTGTTAGAAATCTAGCTAATAAGGTTATGGGGAAACAAGCCTTATATACATTTGATAAAATTATTGGAAAAAATAAAGAGTTTTCTAAGCTACTTAACTATGCTAAACAAATTTCTAATAGCCCGTCCACTGTGCTAATTACTGGAGAAAGTGGTACGGGAAAGGAAGTATTTGCTCAGTCAATACATAATGAAAGTAGTAGGCGAAATGGTCCCTTTGTAGCAATTAATTGTGGTGCTCTTCCTCGAGATTTAATAGAGTCTGAGTTATTTGGTTATGAGGAAGGAGCTTTCACTGGAGCCATAAGAGGAGGGCGGCCAGGGAAATTTGAACTTGCAGATGGAGGCACTTTATTTTTAGACGAGATTGGAGAAATGCCAATAGATATGCAGACTAATTTGCTTAGGGTGTTGGAAAAGGGAAAGTTGTTTCGAATAGGAGGCAATCGAGAAATAGAGGTAGATGTTAGAATTATAGCTGCAACTAATAGGGACTTGCAGAGGGACACAGAAGACGGTTATTTTAGAAAGGACTTGTTCTATCGTTTGAATGTATTACCTCTAAAATTACTACCTTTAAGAAATAGAAAAGACGATATACCCCTTTTAATTGATTACTTCATTAAGATGAAATCATTAAAGCTTGGCAAAACTCCAATTTCATTATCCAGTGAATTGATAGATAAGATGGTAAGTGATCCTTGGCAAGGCAATATTAGGGAGCTTGAAAATACTATTGAGCGCATTATTAATGCCCCAAATAGCGACTTATGGCAGATTACAGAAACAACTAAAGATGAAGTTATAATAACTATGGATGAAAGTTTGGAGGCTATTGAAAAAGCTCATATTGAAAAAATAATAGACAAATGTGAAGGCAATATTAGTACTACTGCAGAAATCCTAGGTATTGGTAGAAATACACTTTATCGTAAAATAAAAAAGTATAGTATAGTTGTTCTAAAGTAG
- a CDS encoding molybdopterin-dependent oxidoreductase, with translation MKKIKTACSLDCWDVCAIEITMDGDEVIKIQGDPNHPITKGFLCQKGINHIERVMSPNRITSPMKKINDNWISISWEQAIEEIASKLKDIKDNYGSNSLIHYRDSGHSGLLKNIDTAFFNSYGGVTSPKGSLCWGAGIAAQTLDFGRALSHDPADHLNSKTIIVWGRNPVYTNMHLVPFLKKAKDNGANIVVIDPIKTATAQMATHHYPIRPEADGFLALAMAKLILEENLYDTTFVASYSNGFHSYFEYVKGLNLNDLIDKTGLSLENIKELTDLYAKNKPSSIILGYGLQRYYNGGKNIRLIDALGALTGNIGVEGGGVTYANRYISRWIDNNYVDNKLPYELPRFKRSLFSQYILEDNPGNIKGIFVTMSNPVLQLPNTTKTIEAFKSIPFKVVIDHFLTDTAQLADYILPCTHIYEEEDFISSSMWHSYFYYTERVLPPRKNVKSEFEIFNLLAKKMNMIGFLEKYPDEKTYLERSLAPLLKDTGLSLEDMKGKRLKLDGNNIPWKNKIFATPSKKFQFINPIEDDLEFISYKNDNYPLHLLTLHPKHSLHSQHFIDEHSGTLPKVYASSQTFKEYNIDDGEEIILSSQNGSIICVASINEGVSQNVLMIYEGWWLKNQGVNNLTPMGISDIGNQAVFNNCMCKIEKKKGF, from the coding sequence GTGAAGAAAATTAAAACTGCCTGTTCCTTGGACTGTTGGGATGTCTGTGCTATAGAAATAACTATGGATGGAGATGAAGTTATCAAAATTCAAGGTGATCCTAACCATCCTATTACAAAAGGATTTTTATGTCAAAAAGGCATTAATCATATCGAAAGAGTAATGAGCCCAAATAGAATAACTAGTCCTATGAAAAAAATAAATGATAATTGGATTTCTATCAGCTGGGAGCAAGCTATAGAAGAAATTGCTTCTAAGCTTAAAGATATAAAGGACAACTACGGTTCCAATTCCCTAATACACTATAGAGACTCTGGTCATAGTGGTCTATTAAAAAATATAGATACTGCATTTTTTAATAGTTATGGAGGTGTTACCTCCCCTAAAGGTAGTCTATGCTGGGGTGCCGGAATAGCTGCCCAAACCTTAGACTTCGGTAGGGCTTTAAGCCACGATCCAGCAGATCATTTGAACTCTAAAACTATTATAGTTTGGGGCAGAAATCCTGTTTATACCAATATGCATCTAGTACCTTTTTTGAAAAAGGCTAAGGATAATGGAGCCAATATAGTAGTTATAGATCCTATTAAAACCGCAACTGCTCAAATGGCTACTCATCATTACCCAATACGTCCAGAGGCTGATGGTTTTTTGGCATTGGCTATGGCAAAACTGATACTTGAAGAAAATCTATATGATACTACCTTTGTAGCTAGTTATAGCAATGGCTTTCATAGTTATTTTGAATATGTTAAAGGTCTTAATTTAAATGACTTAATAGATAAAACTGGTCTTTCATTAGAAAACATAAAAGAATTAACAGACCTATATGCTAAAAATAAACCATCTTCTATTATTTTAGGCTATGGTCTACAACGATACTATAATGGTGGTAAAAATATTAGGCTCATAGATGCGCTAGGTGCTTTAACAGGAAACATAGGTGTTGAAGGTGGAGGTGTTACATATGCCAATAGATATATTTCTAGATGGATTGATAACAATTATGTCGATAATAAACTACCCTACGAGCTTCCTAGATTTAAGCGCTCCCTTTTTTCACAATATATTTTAGAAGATAACCCTGGCAATATAAAAGGTATATTCGTAACAATGAGTAATCCAGTATTGCAACTTCCAAACACTACAAAAACAATAGAAGCTTTTAAATCTATTCCTTTTAAAGTTGTTATTGATCACTTTTTAACCGATACAGCTCAACTGGCAGATTATATACTACCATGTACTCACATTTATGAGGAGGAAGATTTTATTTCTTCATCAATGTGGCACTCTTATTTCTACTATACAGAAAGGGTACTGCCACCCCGCAAAAATGTAAAAAGTGAATTTGAAATATTTAACTTACTAGCTAAAAAAATGAACATGATAGGCTTTTTAGAAAAATATCCCGATGAAAAAACCTATTTGGAAAGAAGTTTAGCTCCTTTATTAAAGGATACTGGCCTTTCATTAGAAGATATGAAGGGAAAAAGATTAAAACTGGATGGAAATAATATACCTTGGAAAAACAAGATTTTTGCTACACCTTCTAAAAAATTTCAATTTATTAATCCAATTGAAGATGACTTAGAGTTTATTTCCTACAAAAATGATAATTATCCACTACATCTATTAACATTACATCCTAAACACTCTTTACATTCTCAGCATTTTATAGATGAGCACTCTGGAACATTACCTAAAGTATATGCAAGTAGCCAAACTTTTAAAGAATACAATATAGATGATGGAGAAGAAATCATATTATCATCCCAAAACGGAAGTATAATTTGTGTAGCATCTATAAATGAAGGAGTAAGCCAAAATGTGTTAATGATATACGAGGGATGGTGGTTGAAGAATCAAGGGGTAAATAATTTAACACCAATGGGTATATCCGATATTGGAAATCAAGCCGTTTTTAACAACTGTATGTGTAAAATCGAAAAGAAAAAAGGTTTTTGA
- a CDS encoding metallophosphoesterase, whose protein sequence is MSDTPEESYQYIMKAINNINPQYIVHTGDIVDNIKLETNYKYLPLYERGLKKFIDCIEGHSATPYYVMGNHDDIDSVIKFSNKGIIFKKGVIEIEGCSFYVSHEYEKSNNKTDYCLFGHSFDPVHHKEEDKVVLNGLLNMNAIALSTGRIYKIEYPLGINYYRKMERGSIGL, encoded by the coding sequence ATCAGCGATACTCCAGAAGAATCTTACCAATACATTATGAAGGCTATTAATAATATTAATCCACAATATATTGTGCATACTGGGGATATCGTAGACAATATAAAGTTAGAGACTAATTATAAATATTTACCGCTATATGAAAGAGGTTTAAAAAAATTTATTGATTGTATAGAAGGCCATAGTGCAACCCCCTATTATGTGATGGGAAACCATGATGATATAGATAGTGTTATAAAGTTCTCAAATAAGGGTATTATTTTTAAAAAAGGTGTAATAGAAATAGAAGGGTGCTCATTTTATGTAAGTCACGAGTATGAAAAATCCAATAATAAGACAGACTATTGTCTATTTGGTCATTCCTTTGATCCTGTTCACCATAAAGAGGAGGATAAAGTTGTTTTAAATGGGTTACTCAACATGAATGCTATTGCCTTATCCACAGGAAGAATTTATAAAATTGAATATCCCTTGGGGATAAATTATTATAGAAAAATGGAAAGAGGCAGTATAGGACTATAG
- a CDS encoding MoaD/ThiS family protein: MDIKVRLFATLRQNRGKELIINLPTASTPMDIIRKLSISKEDIAILLINGRDGEFIVELVEGDTVSIFPPVGGG, from the coding sequence ATGGATATAAAGGTAAGGTTATTTGCAACCCTTAGGCAGAATAGAGGTAAGGAGCTTATAATTAATCTTCCAACAGCATCTACACCTATGGATATTATAAGAAAATTAAGTATATCTAAGGAAGATATTGCTATATTATTAATTAATGGAAGGGATGGAGAGTTTATTGTAGAATTAGTAGAAGGAGATACAGTTTCAATTTTTCCTCCTGTAGGTGGAGGCTAA
- a CDS encoding aldehyde ferredoxin oxidoreductase family protein encodes MYGYHGKILRINLRERSIKKEELDLDLAKKFLGGRGLGEKILMDEVDPKVDALCPQNKLIIATGPLSGTPTPTGGRYMVVTKSPLTGTIASSNSGGRWGAELKFAGYDLLIVEDKADSPVYIDIQDDKVEIKDASHLWGKVTSEVNSLLREEIGEKVKILNIGPAGEKLSNIAAVMNDMDRAAGRSGVGAVMGSKNLKAITVRGTGKVPVHNPELLKEAVSRVNKKIRENGVTGQGLPTYGTAVLVNIINENGVFPTNNFQYSQFEKAEDISGETLAEKYLVKKVGCYSCPIACGRWCKVDNEELAGPEYETIWGFGSDCGVSDMKGIIKANELCNEMGLDTISASTTIAAAMELYQKGLIAEDEVKEVPLTWGNTEAIIEWTKRIGLREGFGDKLAEGSYRLGEMYGAPEVSMSVKKQEIPAYDPRGIQGQGLAYATSNRGGCHVRGYLISPEILGLPEKLDRFSIEGKAAWVKIFQDLTAAIDSLGLCLFTSFAMGAEDYSDLYNAVCGTDYSATSLLEAGERIWNIEKLFNIDSGLSVADDTLPKRLLEDGIVDGPSKGNTHSLAELLPEYYALRGWDENGIPTDERLEQLGVIGEVSLA; translated from the coding sequence ATGTACGGCTATCATGGAAAAATTTTACGTATTAATTTAAGAGAAAGAAGCATTAAAAAAGAAGAGCTAGATTTAGATTTAGCTAAAAAGTTTCTAGGAGGAAGGGGCTTAGGAGAGAAAATACTAATGGATGAAGTGGATCCTAAGGTAGATGCTCTCTGTCCCCAAAACAAGCTAATTATTGCAACTGGACCACTTAGTGGTACACCAACTCCAACTGGTGGAAGATATATGGTAGTTACAAAATCACCTTTAACTGGCACAATTGCAAGTTCTAACTCTGGTGGACGCTGGGGAGCAGAGTTGAAGTTTGCAGGATATGATTTACTTATAGTTGAAGATAAGGCAGATAGTCCAGTATACATCGATATTCAAGACGATAAGGTTGAAATTAAAGATGCCTCACATCTATGGGGAAAGGTTACTTCAGAAGTAAATAGTTTATTACGAGAAGAAATAGGTGAAAAGGTAAAGATATTAAATATTGGTCCTGCAGGAGAAAAACTTTCTAATATAGCAGCAGTTATGAATGATATGGATCGGGCAGCTGGTCGTTCGGGAGTTGGAGCTGTTATGGGCTCAAAGAATCTAAAGGCAATTACAGTAAGAGGAACAGGCAAGGTTCCAGTACATAACCCAGAGCTATTAAAGGAAGCAGTATCTAGAGTTAATAAGAAAATAAGAGAAAATGGTGTTACTGGACAGGGACTTCCAACCTATGGTACAGCAGTGTTAGTTAATATTATAAATGAAAATGGTGTGTTTCCAACTAACAATTTCCAATACTCTCAGTTTGAAAAGGCAGAAGATATAAGTGGAGAAACCCTAGCTGAGAAGTATTTAGTTAAAAAGGTAGGATGCTATAGCTGTCCCATCGCCTGTGGACGCTGGTGTAAGGTAGATAATGAAGAGCTTGCTGGTCCAGAATATGAAACTATCTGGGGCTTTGGTTCTGACTGTGGAGTTTCAGATATGAAGGGAATTATTAAAGCTAATGAATTATGTAACGAAATGGGATTGGATACCATTTCAGCATCTACTACTATCGCTGCTGCAATGGAGCTTTATCAAAAGGGATTAATTGCAGAAGATGAGGTGAAGGAAGTTCCGCTTACATGGGGAAACACTGAAGCTATTATAGAGTGGACAAAACGAATAGGATTAAGAGAAGGATTTGGAGATAAACTCGCAGAAGGCTCATATAGATTAGGTGAAATGTATGGTGCTCCTGAAGTATCTATGTCAGTTAAAAAGCAGGAGATACCTGCCTATGATCCAAGGGGCATACAAGGTCAAGGTTTAGCCTATGCTACTTCCAATCGTGGAGGCTGTCATGTTAGAGGTTACCTTATTTCGCCAGAGATTTTAGGATTACCGGAAAAGCTAGATAGATTTAGTATTGAAGGAAAAGCGGCATGGGTAAAAATATTCCAAGACTTAACAGCAGCAATAGATTCTCTTGGATTATGTTTATTTACATCCTTTGCAATGGGAGCAGAAGATTATAGTGATTTATATAATGCTGTTTGTGGAACAGATTATAGTGCCACATCACTGTTAGAGGCAGGAGAAAGGATTTGGAATATAGAAAAACTATTTAATATTGATTCTGGCTTGTCAGTTGCTGATGATACCTTGCCTAAGAGATTATTAGAAGATGGGATTGTTGATGGACCTTCTAAAGGAAATACTCATAGTTTAGCAGAATTACTACCCGAGTATTATGCCCTAAGAGGTTGGGATGAAAACGGTATACCAACTGATGAAAGGCTAGAGCAATTAGGAGTAATAGGAGAAGTCAGTTTAGCATAG